In the genome of Myxosarcina sp. GI1, the window CGAGCTTTAGTTCTTTCCAGAGGAAGGCTTGAAACTCTTCTTTTAGCCTGATGGCTTCTGCTTTCCCACCGTTGGTAAGTAGTAGCCAATCATCAGCATATCGAATCAGCGCACAGTTTCCCATGTGGTTTATTCGACGACGTTCTTTCTGTTTGCGGTGAAGATTGCCGTATTTGTTCCACCAGTAGAGGTCTAGCTGATGTAAGTAGATGTTCGCCAAAATTGGCGAGCAGATTGCACCCTGCGGTGTTCCCGTTTCGGTGCGTTTGAACAAACAACCTTCCATAATTCCCGCTTCAAGAAATCGTTCTATTAGTTTTAAGAACTTTTCATCAGAGATTCTTTGAGCCAGCAATTTTATCAATATTTGATGGTGAATGCTGTCAAATGCTCCTTTGATATCCCCTTCGATAACCCAATAGTATTTGTTGCGTCGGTTGATGTAGCTATCTAATCGGGCGATACAGTCCTGTGTTCTGCGTCCTGGTCGAAAACCGTTGGAGCAGTTCAAGAAGTCGCTTTCATAAATAGGTTCTAACACCATTTTGACAAGCATTTGTACTACTCGGTCTTTGATTGTAGGAATACCCAATGGGCGAGTTTTACCGTTAGACTTAGGAATGTATATTCGACGAACGGGCATTGGGCGGAACTGTTTTTGACGCAGTTCGCTTTCAAGCTCTTTCACAAATTTAGACTTTGCTACCTCTGATTCTAGAGCCTTTTTGCTTATTCCATCGACTCCTGGTGTCTTAGACCCTTTATTTGAGAGAATTGTCTTTAGGACATCGGCAATCCAATCTCGACGGCAAATGAGCCGATAGAGATGGTCAAATTGATGTTCCTTCTGGAACTTTGCTTTTATGGCGAGACTACGTTGGGTTTTGATGATATCGGACATACTTCTTAGTCCTCTCTACTTCCTATGTGTATCTCTAACAATGACTGCCATCCTTCGCCATGTACCAGACTATTTTCTGGCTCGGACTACTACGATGGCTCTGCCACGCAATAACTACTTCAGTTGCAGTTAACCCAGTCTGTGACCAGACCAGCTATTGCGCTTCCTACGTTCATACTTCGGTAAGTGGTTACATTTAACCGTGGGCTTCTTCTTTACTCCGTAAGGATACAGACCTAGTATCCCCGACATCAGTTGATAATTTGTACCCTTATAATTAGAGCAATTTGAACCGCGTCGAAAGTTCTTTTCAGTCAAACGAGTGCAACATTGACTTACCTGATGTCTCACGCCATCTCTGTTGTTTAGCGGCGTGTCCAAGGTGTAGGAGCGTCGGACGAAGATTCCTTTCGTAGCCATAGTTAAATTCAGGCTCGAAGCCTCATACTGTAACAGAGTGCCAGTATTTTGCCCCTTGTTCCCCAGGCTTCAAACAGGTTTTTACTCATTGTCCCCTGCCTGCTGGGTCAGCCTTAGTACATTAGGGAATGTACTATCTCTTGGTAGTTTTCACTCTCCTTGAGCATTACCAAAGTACGCTTCGCAGCGCACCCACGCCACCTTGAGGTGTTCCTTCAGATATAGCAGTAAATACCCCTTTGTCTATGACCCCAGATTTTAACCAAGCTTTAATTTGTTTCCTGACTTTTCCTCTGTGGTTAAGTCTTTGGAGTAATGTATTGTGGTTGATGCGGTCAAAGCATTTTGCAATGTCGGCATCTAAAACGTACTTGGCTTTAGATTGAATTGCGTTCTTAATGTGCTTTATCGCATCTTGGCAGGCTCTTCCTGGTCGGAAACCATAGCTTGAGGCTTCAAACTTTGCCTCCCATTCTGGTTCTAGGGCAGCTTTGACTACCCCTTGTAAGGCGCGGTCGTATATGGTAGGTATTCCTAATGGACGTTTTTCATCCTTCCCTGGTTTTGGTATCCAAACTCTTCGAGTAGGTTTACTTCTACCTGTAAGTTTGAGTTGTCCTACGAGTTTCATACGAGCTGCTGGGGATAGGGATTTTTCCCCGTCCACTCCTGCTGTCTTTTTGCCTCGATTTTCTTGTGTTACCCTGCGAACCGCTAGCACTTTGCATGACCAGGAATTCATTAATGTTTTTTGAAGTTTTCGGACTTTTTTGATCTCTCCACGACGAGAGGCAGCATAAATGCGCGTTTGCAGCTTGTAGACATATTTATCGACTTGTTGCCAATCAATACTGTCCCATCCCACAGTCTTCGACTTTGAATCTGTATTAGGCTTGTTCACTGTTAATTACACCTTTAGCTTTGATACATTTGCGGGTCACGTCTGCTTATCCTGGGCATTACCCCATCCTTTTTCTGGCTTTACCTGTCGTTTCAGATTAGGCTTTTGCTTCTTGACCCATCTCTTCCATTTACACCATACGGGTCGATCCCTACCAGTTAATTTTGGGGATGTAATTGGGTTACTTCGTTCCTACAGTCATTGTTTGTGTTCTTTAGGGTTTATCTCTCCGCCCATTGAGCTAGTTGCGCGACACATAAATCCGAAAGTTCTGTGTACTTAGGCTCTGTCTGTTGTTTCAGACGCAGGGTGTGGTCTTTTACACCACTAGCTTATTCCCCCTGCTGATGAACTGTAAGTTATCATTTCTAAAGGATTAAAGTGCGAACTCAAGTCAGGATAACTTACTTTAGAAATGTGCCGTATCCCCCTAGTTATCTAGGTTTCACGACAACGAATCGCACTTCGCAGAACGCCGAGACGCTCCAGCGGTTGAAAGGCGTTTGAGCGCATAGCTCTGTAGCGTCGCTAGGCGCGACTTGGGCGCATACGCCCTGCGCTTTAAATTACATCTCATTGTCGATGACCAAGGCGAATTACTTTCTTTTAAACTTACTGCTGCCAAAACTGATGACCGTAAGCCTGTTCCTGATTTAATTATGTCCATTTTTAGCAAACTTATTGGCGACAAAGCCTATATTTCTCAGGCATGGTTTGAGCAGCTTTATGATAGGGGTTTGAAACTGATTACTCGTTATCGCAAGAATATGAATAATCGCTTAGTTTCCCTCATCGACAGGATTCTGCTTCGTAAACGAGCCATCATTGAATCTGTTAACGACCAGCTAAAAAATATTTGCCAGGTTCAACATACACGACATCAAAGTATTCATAATTTCATGGTCAATCTACTTGGTGGGTTGATTGCCTATACCTATCATCCAATCAAACTTTCTCTCGATTTAGAGAACAAAGGCTTACCTGCTTTGCCTCCTGCTTTATTTTAGGTTCATCGAACTCTTAGAAAACAAATTAAGCAGATGAAGCTTTAACAACAAGCTCAAAGCCAAGTTGGTCAGCTTTTCGTTGCAGATTCTTGAGTACTCTTTGTTGATATTGTTGTTCGTAGATATCAATTCCTGGGTCGTGGTACTCTCCACCTTTAGTCCAAAGATAATAAAAAATACGAGCCAATTTATGAGCAGTAGCAGTAATGGCTTTGGGAGTACCCAATCGACTGCGGAGACGACGAAAAAAAGCTCCCAGAGCAGTTTGACTTCGACGTAAAGCATGAGCAGCCATCCGAAAAGAGTTGGCAGCACGATTAACTACAAGACGAGTTTGTGAGCTTTTGACTTTCCCACCACTAACTCGACTACCAGGACACAAACCCAACCAAGAGGTAAAATGCTTAACCGTAGGAAAGCGGCTAGGGTCCAAACCTACTTCGGAAAGAATAGTTTGAACGGTTAATACTCCTAAACCATCAATGCGGGTAAAATCAACGCCACTAATACGGTAAAGATGAGTAGCCAAATCAAAAGCTGGAGTATTACTCGAATACTTTTTTGTGAGTGGTGACTTTTTTAATGGTTCAATTGCTTCCAGTTCGATTTGTGAATCCAGATTAGTTAAATAGGCTTCAATTTCTTGGTCGCATTGAGCTATTTGTTGTTGGTACATTTCGTACAACTGCAATTCTTGTTGCAAGACAAACAGATGTTCGGCTCGATAGTCTCCTATTAGTGCTGCTGCTATTTCTTCGCTAGTGCGACGAATCCGTCCATCTTTGAAAGATGCTAAGGTCTGAGGATTTCTCTCTCCTGCTACCATAGCGCGAATAATTTTCAGTCCTGTTTTGCCAGTGATGTCACTGATAACTCGATGTAGTTGAAGATTCATCTGAGTCAAAGCTTGTTGCATTCGTTGAACGTGAGTACCCGCACTGCGAATTAAATTATCTTGATGACGAATATAACTTCGCAGGACGCAAATTTCATCTCTGGGGCGAAATGAACCTGCTAATAAACTATAACTGTGTAGTTGTTGTAACCATTGACAATCTAGGACATCACTTTTTCTTCCTGGCACAGTTTTGACATGATGGCTATTGACCAATAAAACTTCCAAGCCTCTAGTCTCTAAAATTTGAAATACTGGTATCCAGTATACTCCAGTAGATTCCATCACTACTGTCTCGACTTGACATTGCTTGAGCCAATCGGCTAGGGCATACAAGTTTAGTGTGTAACATTTAAATTCTCGAACAGGTTGTTCGTCTCTATCTGCTGGTACGCTAACCCAATGGCTGTCTGCGCCAATGTCTATCCCTGCTGCATTCAGATTTATTGGATTTAAAGAATCGAGTGACTTTTTTTTGCTGGCTTTTGAGCTAGATTTCCTCTTGTATTTTCCCACTATTCTTCTCCTGCTGCTTCACTCTTTCCAATGAAAAAATGTTCTAGCCTAGGTTCAGTTTTACTTTCAATTCTCTTAGACGGGATAGAAGCTATTACACTTCTTCACCAATGACTTAAACTTCTCCCCAGAACCACGCTCACGTACGGGTCGCATTCACACCATTGTTCGGTCGGTTTTAACTGCTAGAACACTTCCGATTTTAGGTTAGACTTTCTCTACTTAGCTGAAATTTTCTGTTTCTTTCAGACTTAACGAATACCTATTTCGTTGAACGCTCACGTTGAAGAACCAATATTAATCAAACAAATACTGATTGCTATAGCACAAACTCTTATTTGAATTATTAAACTTTTTAAATATTTATTTTACTACTTGCGATCGATAGTATTATTTTCTTAAAAGCAGAAATTGTTTGGTTTATTCTAATAGCTTCCAAGCTTCAGAAACCATGTCTAATTTTCAAAATAATTATCATTCGTCATGCCTGGAACACAAGCATATTGACGAACAAGCACTAAAAAATCGGTCGATAAATAAAAGTCATCAAAGTTTGACTTATATAAACGATAGTAACTTTATTGCTAGCAACATTTCTAAACAGAAAGAAACTAAGACAGTTAACAAGTTTGTTTGGGTTTTTGTCTTGCTAATGAGCTTAATTGTTTATAGTTTGGGTTTGACTTCACTAAGTAAAAATATCCACACTATTACTCAACACATCTTAACAGAATGGAATTTACCTTACTAAAATTTTGAACAGTCGATATTTATAGGAGGAATGTAATGAATTTATCCGATCGCGATGCCTCAAACAATTTTTCTAAAATTATGTTGCTTATGGAAGAAGAATCTTCCCAGAATCAAAAAAACAAGTCTTTACGTACTCCCACTCGCGAACGGGAAGCCATATTAGCTTTAGGAGTTATGGCTATGTTGATAGTCTTAAACTTTTTTCTATTGCATCGTTCTGTAAGAATCGAGCAAATTCAAACGGAGATCGAACCAGAGGAAGAATTATCTTTAATAGATAACACTTCCAATTAATAAACGGTTTATTTTCATGAATCTGCAATTCGCTTGCAGATAGTACGAGCTACTGTTGACAATCTAGAGTAGTGAAATGCTTGGCTACCTAAATTTTTTACTATAAACTAGCTAATCTAGTTCTGCCAACTGCGCCGCCATTTCCATCAGTAATTCGTGAGTGCTGTGTGCTTCCTCTCCGTCTGCTGGTTTTCTTTGAATATAAGTTCCGTCCGATCGCAACTCCCATGCTTGACGATTATCCGATAGCATAATCCCCAAAATTTCTTGCAAATCTTTAAAAATTTCGAGAGATTCAATGGGAGTTACTGCTTCTACTCTGCGGCTCAAATTGCGCGTCATCCAATCGGCACTGCCAATATACATTTCTTCCGAACCGTCGTTTTGAAAGTAATAAATCCGCGAATGTTCTAAAAATCGACCTATTACACTAACAACATTGATATTATCGCTGATGCCTTTTAGTTGTGGTCGCAAACAGCAGATTCCCCTGACAATCAGATCTATTTTTACTCCAGCCTGAGACGCTTCGTAAAGAGTTTCAATTATCTGGGTGTCAACTAAAGCATTCATTTTGGCAACAATTCTGCCCGACTTACCATTATGGCAATGCTCGATTTCACGACGAATCATGTCAATCATGCGATCGCGCAAACTAACTGGTGCGACCAACAGTTTGCGATAGGATTTTTGTTGGGAATAGCCTGTTAAAAAGTTAAATAAATCGGTTAAATCTGCTCCCAAGTCGCGATCGCAGGTTAGAAGACCCAAATCCGTATAAATTTTGGCTGTTTTAGGATTGTAGTTACCAGTGCCTATGTGCATATAGCGGTTAATTTTGTCTTCTTCTTGACGAACTACCAAAGTAATTTTGGTATGAGTTTTTAGTCCTGGCAGACCATAGACTACATGAACCCCAGAATTTTCTAATTTTCTCGCCCAGATAATATTATTTTCTTCATCAAAACGAGCTTTAAGCTCTACTAAAGCCACTACCTGTTTGCCATTTTCAGCTGCCGA includes:
- a CDS encoding IS110 family transposase, whose translation is MGKYKRKSSSKASKKKSLDSLNPINLNAAGIDIGADSHWVSVPADRDEQPVREFKCYTLNLYALADWLKQCQVETVVMESTGVYWIPVFQILETRGLEVLLVNSHHVKTVPGRKSDVLDCQWLQQLHSYSLLAGSFRPRDEICVLRSYIRHQDNLIRSAGTHVQRMQQALTQMNLQLHRVISDITGKTGLKIIRAMVAGERNPQTLASFKDGRIRRTSEEIAAALIGDYRAEHLFVLQQELQLYEMYQQQIAQCDQEIEAYLTNLDSQIELEAIEPLKKSPLTKKYSSNTPAFDLATHLYRISGVDFTRIDGLGVLTVQTILSEVGLDPSRFPTVKHFTSWLGLCPGSRVSGGKVKSSQTRLVVNRAANSFRMAAHALRRSQTALGAFFRRLRSRLGTPKAITATAHKLARIFYYLWTKGGEYHDPGIDIYEQQYQQRVLKNLQRKADQLGFELVVKASSA
- the ltrA gene encoding group II intron reverse transcriptase/maturase is translated as MSDIIKTQRSLAIKAKFQKEHQFDHLYRLICRRDWIADVLKTILSNKGSKTPGVDGISKKALESEVAKSKFVKELESELRQKQFRPMPVRRIYIPKSNGKTRPLGIPTIKDRVVQMLVKMVLEPIYESDFLNCSNGFRPGRRTQDCIARLDSYINRRNKYYWVIEGDIKGAFDSIHHQILIKLLAQRISDEKFLKLIERFLEAGIMEGCLFKRTETGTPQGAICSPILANIYLHQLDLYWWNKYGNLHRKQKERRRINHMGNCALIRYADDWLLLTNGGKAEAIRLKEEFQAFLWKELKLELSPEKTHITHVNQGFDFLGFHVQRYVKSNDRPKMLVTPAQENIKKLKLKIKEMTRRKWFQDSPLLKISALNAVLRGWINYYRHTNTKKLAKDLDFWVNERLFLWLSKRHKVSKRKVLDRFKLRENGKRWNFGVLNGDNHLFLYRMSDLPLKKYRSRSPENPYLEGFGTLSAAQPEIPLSQIIWMGNAENVTWRELKEKIKAERGAKCECCGALGKLDLHHIIPRKSKGKDTEDNLQLLCRSCHALTPSFGRR